The Aerococcaceae bacterium DSM 111021 genome includes a region encoding these proteins:
- a CDS encoding N-acetyl-gamma-glutamyl-phosphate reductase, translated as MIHVSIIGATGYTGSELIRLLINHPEVRLEHLTARKQVGQKLSHLFPFLTGYLKDKAFVSLDIERIRADSDVVFICLPHGHSMTLAKELGDQVKIIDLGADFRILDIDTFETHYKVTHTAPELINTAVYGLSEFNRDALKVANIVANPGCFVTSVLLALSPLVEAQVIDPISIIIDSKTGISGAGRSANVDNLLSEAGNNFKAYNPLGHRHIPEIEQELSQFGSTIQVQFTPHLLPTERGIFSTIYAQPSSKVTEADLRQIFEAKYGNEAFIHLLDEDMLPTIKAVRGSNHCHIQVKLDERTGRIIIFSVIDNLVKGASGQAVQNMNLMFDLEETTGLTHSGMTP; from the coding sequence ATGATTCATGTCAGTATTATTGGTGCAACCGGCTATACCGGGTCAGAGTTGATACGGTTACTTATAAATCACCCTGAAGTAAGACTAGAACACTTAACTGCTCGAAAACAAGTAGGTCAAAAATTATCGCATCTTTTCCCTTTTCTAACGGGTTATTTGAAAGATAAAGCGTTCGTGTCATTGGATATTGAACGGATTCGAGCAGATAGTGATGTTGTATTCATCTGCCTTCCCCATGGACATTCTATGACTCTTGCTAAAGAGCTCGGGGACCAAGTCAAGATTATTGATTTAGGGGCTGACTTCAGGATACTAGATATAGATACTTTTGAAACACATTATAAAGTGACACATACAGCACCAGAATTAATCAACACTGCAGTTTACGGTTTAAGTGAATTCAATCGAGATGCTCTAAAAGTTGCAAACATTGTCGCTAATCCTGGTTGTTTTGTAACCAGTGTTCTCTTGGCTCTTTCACCGCTCGTTGAAGCGCAAGTCATTGACCCTATTTCAATTATTATCGATAGTAAAACCGGCATCAGTGGTGCAGGCAGAAGCGCAAACGTGGATAATTTACTCAGTGAGGCTGGAAATAATTTTAAAGCTTATAACCCGTTGGGTCACCGACATATTCCTGAGATTGAACAAGAGTTATCTCAGTTTGGTTCAACTATCCAAGTACAATTCACCCCCCACTTACTACCGACTGAACGGGGAATCTTTTCAACAATTTATGCACAACCATCGTCTAAAGTGACCGAAGCAGACTTGCGTCAGATATTTGAAGCGAAGTATGGCAACGAAGCCTTTATACACCTATTAGACGAAGATATGTTACCGACGATAAAAGCTGTTCGGGGATCAAATCACTGTCACATACAAGTTAAACTCGACGAGCGAACTGGTCGTATTATTATCTTTTCAGTCATCGATAATCTAGTCAAAGGCGCATCTGGTCAAGCAGTTCAAAACATGAACTTGATGTTCGATCTTGAAGAGACAACGGGTTTAACTCATTCAGGGATGACCCCTTAA
- a CDS encoding aspartate carbamoyltransferase catalytic subunit — protein sequence MRNFLSVEQFQNNEFLDLVKRSIEFKDGRAKYKSDATAVNMFFENSTRTKHSFEMAEHRLQMHQINFDVGSSSVKKGESLYDSVLTMEAIGVDVAVIRHPDRHYMDQLMNLKIQIINAGSGSGQHPSQSLLDMMTIYEEFKTFEGLKVAIIGDLVHSRVAMSNMTLLNQLGADVIFAGPDDYFESTFEQYGTRMSIDEAVREADVVMMLRVQLERHGTDEEQFKKADYHARYGLTRERYKTMKDTAIIMHPAPVNRDVELADELVECEKSRIVQQMSNGVYARMAILEWVLEGKRL from the coding sequence ATGAGAAATTTTTTATCCGTAGAGCAGTTTCAAAATAATGAATTTTTAGACTTAGTTAAACGTAGTATTGAATTTAAGGATGGCCGTGCAAAGTACAAGAGTGATGCGACAGCTGTTAATATGTTCTTTGAGAATAGCACACGAACAAAACATAGCTTTGAAATGGCCGAACATCGGTTACAAATGCATCAAATAAATTTTGATGTTGGAAGTTCTTCCGTTAAAAAAGGAGAGAGTCTATATGATTCAGTCTTAACGATGGAAGCCATTGGCGTCGATGTCGCTGTGATTCGCCATCCAGACCGTCACTATATGGATCAATTGATGAATTTAAAGATCCAAATTATCAATGCGGGAAGTGGGAGTGGTCAACATCCATCGCAGTCGTTACTTGATATGATGACGATTTATGAAGAGTTTAAAACCTTTGAAGGACTTAAAGTTGCAATCATTGGAGACTTGGTTCATTCTCGTGTAGCCATGAGTAATATGACTTTACTCAACCAATTAGGGGCAGACGTTATCTTTGCGGGTCCAGACGATTATTTTGAATCGACTTTCGAACAATATGGAACACGCATGAGTATTGATGAAGCGGTTAGGGAAGCAGATGTTGTGATGATGCTTCGAGTTCAGCTTGAGAGACATGGGACCGATGAAGAGCAGTTCAAGAAAGCAGATTATCACGCTCGATATGGACTCACACGAGAACGGTACAAGACGATGAAAGACACGGCAATCATCATGCATCCGGCACCAGTGAACCGAGATGTTGAATTAGCTGATGAATTAGTTGAGTGCGAAAAAAGCCGCATCGTTCAACAAATGTCGAATGGGGTTTATGCACGCATGGCCATATTAGAATGGGTATTAGAAGGGAAAAGATTATGA
- the recQ gene encoding DNA helicase RecQ has translation MRLTSAVTTNDSSSNKGPFMLNYSSMKKITREEREYFVQLEASLQEHFGYSTFRPGQKDIINTILSGQDTVGILPTGGGKSVCYQLPALILPGLTVVISPLISLMKDQVDTLTQQGIQAAYLNSTISSEEFQDIIQQLRDRTLKMLYVAPERLENPSFQAFLSKQNISLFAVDEAHCVSQWGFDFRPSYRNITQFINQLPQRPRIAAFTATATKRVQEDIVAQLELEQPGVFINSFDRPNIKFTVLEPNNRLVTLHSLINHDEAIVIYASTRKQVDKLHLELKQQGYAVSKYHAGMEHNQRQHAQNEFINDESNIIVATNAFGMGIDKTDVRKVIHFNLPKDLESYYQEAGRAGRDSLDAEAILLYHSQDIMTNKFLIAQSNDELAHRRLEVMIQYASFTGCLRNFILRYFGEFPKDACGNCSNCLGEMKQIDVTKEAQMVLSCMLRMKHQFGMTMIIDVLRGSRNQKVLDNGFDSLSTYGIMKTYSVQQIRDIISSLLAYQYIGVTEHRGLFATEASKKLLMGEATLTIKERKYLQATTTSSTRSASKNVNQDLYEQLRQVRTQLAQEESMPAYIIFSNKSLEDMASKIPNNYEEFLQVEGVGSVKAEKYAGYFLPVIQEYTSANPSAKSQVATQEDESQRVASNRQSLSGQSSYSQSAKYAERGLTPYEIAIERGITESTVLSHLTQAAEQGDLEEFDADVSSYIKNQIKQAIRSVGTDSLKDIKEALPEKISYEDIKYVLIDYLVNNI, from the coding sequence ATGCGACTAACTTCTGCTGTAACAACGAATGACTCGAGTTCTAATAAAGGGCCTTTTATGTTAAACTATTCAAGTATGAAAAAAATTACACGTGAAGAAAGGGAGTATTTTGTGCAGTTAGAAGCGTCATTACAGGAGCATTTTGGTTATTCAACTTTTCGCCCTGGGCAAAAAGATATTATAAATACGATATTATCTGGACAAGATACTGTAGGTATTTTACCAACAGGTGGGGGTAAGTCAGTTTGTTACCAACTTCCAGCATTAATATTGCCTGGATTAACTGTCGTCATCTCACCACTAATCTCCTTGATGAAAGATCAAGTAGATACATTGACACAACAAGGTATTCAAGCGGCGTATTTAAACTCGACCATTTCAAGTGAAGAGTTTCAAGATATTATCCAACAATTACGCGATAGAACACTAAAGATGTTGTATGTTGCTCCAGAGCGTTTGGAGAATCCAAGTTTCCAAGCGTTTTTGAGCAAGCAAAATATATCACTGTTCGCGGTAGATGAAGCACACTGTGTGTCACAATGGGGATTTGATTTCCGGCCGAGTTACCGTAACATTACTCAGTTTATAAACCAATTACCTCAAAGACCACGTATTGCAGCCTTTACAGCAACAGCGACGAAACGGGTACAAGAAGATATTGTTGCTCAATTAGAATTGGAACAACCGGGTGTGTTCATTAATTCGTTTGACCGACCGAATATTAAGTTCACAGTATTGGAGCCTAATAACCGATTAGTCACTTTACATAGTTTAATTAATCATGACGAGGCCATCGTTATTTATGCAAGTACACGTAAACAAGTAGATAAGTTACATCTAGAACTCAAGCAACAAGGTTATGCGGTAAGTAAGTATCATGCGGGGATGGAACATAATCAAAGACAACATGCTCAAAATGAGTTTATCAATGATGAAAGCAATATAATCGTGGCAACAAATGCATTTGGTATGGGGATTGATAAGACTGACGTTCGTAAAGTGATACACTTTAATCTACCTAAAGATCTGGAAAGCTACTACCAAGAAGCTGGGCGTGCGGGTCGAGATTCGTTAGATGCCGAGGCAATTCTTTTGTATCATTCACAAGATATTATGACGAATAAGTTCTTGATAGCTCAAAGTAATGATGAATTAGCGCACCGACGCCTTGAGGTCATGATTCAATATGCGAGTTTCACCGGATGTCTAAGAAACTTTATCTTACGTTATTTTGGGGAGTTTCCAAAAGATGCATGTGGGAACTGTTCAAATTGCCTTGGAGAGATGAAGCAAATTGATGTGACTAAAGAAGCCCAAATGGTTTTATCTTGTATGCTTAGAATGAAACACCAGTTTGGAATGACGATGATCATTGATGTTTTACGTGGGAGCCGTAATCAAAAAGTTCTAGACAATGGGTTTGATTCTTTATCAACGTATGGCATTATGAAAACATATTCTGTGCAACAAATCCGAGATATTATCTCGTCGCTCTTAGCTTACCAATATATCGGAGTCACGGAACACCGAGGGTTATTTGCGACAGAAGCATCAAAAAAGCTTCTTATGGGTGAAGCGACATTAACAATCAAAGAACGCAAATATCTACAAGCTACCACAACATCTTCAACTCGCTCAGCGTCTAAGAATGTTAACCAAGATCTTTATGAGCAATTACGTCAAGTTCGTACACAACTTGCTCAAGAAGAGAGCATGCCAGCGTATATTATCTTTTCAAATAAATCGCTTGAAGATATGGCAAGTAAAATCCCTAATAATTATGAAGAATTTCTTCAAGTTGAAGGGGTTGGGTCAGTGAAAGCTGAGAAGTATGCCGGTTATTTCTTGCCTGTAATTCAAGAATACACGTCTGCGAATCCATCAGCAAAAAGTCAAGTGGCTACTCAAGAGGATGAATCACAACGAGTGGCATCGAATAGACAAAGTTTAAGTGGGCAATCGAGTTATTCTCAAAGTGCGAAGTATGCTGAACGAGGTCTAACACCATATGAGATTGCGATTGAACGAGGGATAACTGAATCCACTGTGTTGTCGCATTTGACGCAAGCTGCGGAGCAAGGAGATCTTGAAGAGTTTGATGCGGATGTGTCATCATATATTAAGAATCAAATCAAACAAGCAATCCGAAGCGTAGGAACCGATTCTTTGAAAGATATCAAAGAAGCTTTACCTGAAAAGATAAGTTATGAAGATATAAAATACGTCCTCATTGACTACTTAGTAAATAATATTTAA
- a CDS encoding dihydroorotate dehydrogenase, with protein MNRLEVNLPGINLKNPIMPASGCFGYGDSFAKHYDLGILGALIIKSTTLEERIGNPAPQYVHRDRDVLNSVGLKNPGVEAVLQEKLPYLEQFDVPIIASVAGSTEEDYIEMCQRIGTAPNVKAIELNISCPNVKEGGVAFGTDPEVAARLTRRCKEVTHLPIYVKLTPNVTDIVQIAKAVEEAGADAISMINTITSMAFDLESRKPILGNLTGGLSGPGLKHVALRMVYQVSHAVNIPIIGIGGISTVEDVLEMLIAGASAIQIGTANYENPLICKQIIDELPQKLEELGIESIQALIEDVQSNRI; from the coding sequence ATGAATCGTTTGGAAGTTAATTTACCAGGTATAAACTTAAAGAATCCAATTATGCCAGCATCAGGTTGTTTTGGATATGGTGATAGTTTTGCAAAACATTATGACTTAGGCATACTCGGTGCATTGATTATTAAGAGTACGACTCTTGAAGAACGTATTGGTAACCCAGCCCCACAATATGTACATAGAGATAGAGATGTACTTAATTCAGTCGGATTAAAAAATCCTGGCGTTGAAGCTGTGCTACAGGAAAAATTACCATACTTAGAACAATTTGATGTGCCAATTATTGCGAGCGTTGCGGGGTCAACTGAAGAAGATTATATCGAGATGTGCCAAAGAATAGGAACAGCTCCTAATGTGAAAGCCATTGAGTTGAATATATCATGTCCGAATGTCAAAGAAGGGGGCGTCGCTTTTGGTACGGATCCAGAAGTGGCAGCGCGTTTAACTCGCCGTTGTAAAGAAGTGACTCACTTGCCAATCTATGTAAAATTAACACCTAACGTGACAGATATCGTCCAAATTGCTAAAGCAGTTGAAGAAGCAGGTGCTGACGCAATCTCAATGATAAATACTATCACGAGTATGGCTTTTGACCTTGAATCACGCAAACCAATACTGGGTAATCTCACTGGTGGTTTATCTGGGCCAGGGTTGAAACATGTTGCTTTAAGAATGGTGTATCAAGTGTCACATGCTGTGAACATTCCGATTATTGGCATCGGGGGTATTTCTACAGTAGAAGATGTTCTTGAAATGTTGATAGCTGGAGCATCAGCCATCCAAATTGGAACAGCTAATTATGAAAACCCATTAATCTGTAAACAAATCATCGATGAATTGCCACAAAAGTTAGAAGAGTTGGGAATCGAATCTATTCAAGCACTGATTGAAGACGTTCAAAGTAATCGAATCTAA
- the argB gene encoding acetylglutamate kinase: protein MNYTDKIDVLVEALPYVNRFRKHIIVIKYGGNAMINEELKFSVMQDILMMKSVGMIPIVVHGGGPFISTMLDKLSIESHFVDGLRSTSQEAMDVAEMVLSGSVNNDIVRTYNHMGGNAIGLSGLDDHLLKVTKKEVFQDNLASPIDLGYVGDVESVNVTLLNHLIDADYVPIISSVGIGPDGHSYNINADQVASAVATALKASKLIFLTNTPGLLTNSLDPDSLISKLTVLEAQSLVEDGTITEGMIPKINCCIEAVNNGVNKAHIIDGRMNHSLLLELFFDMGIGTMLSHDNKEEE, encoded by the coding sequence ATGAATTACACAGATAAAATTGACGTTCTAGTAGAAGCTCTTCCCTATGTCAATCGGTTTAGAAAGCACATTATTGTCATCAAATACGGAGGCAATGCGATGATTAATGAGGAATTGAAATTCTCCGTTATGCAAGATATTCTCATGATGAAATCCGTGGGTATGATTCCTATTGTTGTTCACGGAGGTGGCCCATTTATCTCGACGATGTTAGATAAGTTATCGATTGAAAGTCATTTTGTTGACGGGCTTCGTTCAACGAGTCAAGAAGCGATGGATGTCGCTGAAATGGTTTTATCTGGCTCTGTCAACAATGATATTGTCAGAACTTACAATCATATGGGTGGGAATGCCATAGGCTTATCTGGACTCGATGACCATTTACTAAAAGTAACAAAAAAAGAAGTTTTCCAAGATAACCTAGCCTCCCCAATTGATTTAGGTTACGTTGGTGATGTCGAATCAGTGAATGTCACCTTGTTAAATCATTTAATCGATGCAGACTATGTCCCAATCATCTCTTCTGTTGGAATAGGACCAGATGGTCATAGTTACAATATTAATGCAGACCAAGTAGCTAGTGCGGTTGCGACCGCTTTAAAGGCAAGCAAGTTAATCTTCTTAACCAATACACCAGGTTTATTAACAAATAGCTTAGATCCTGATTCCTTGATATCTAAGCTGACTGTTCTAGAAGCACAGTCATTGGTCGAAGATGGTACTATTACAGAAGGCATGATACCCAAAATTAATTGCTGTATAGAAGCGGTTAACAATGGTGTCAACAAAGCTCATATCATCGATGGAAGAATGAACCATTCGCTACTTTTAGAGTTATTTTTTGATATGGGTATCGGTACGATGTTATCTCATGATAATAAAGAGGAGGAGTAA
- the argJ gene encoding bifunctional glutamate N-acetyltransferase/amino-acid acetyltransferase ArgJ, whose translation MKYSNNGLQAVTNVQSTAIHAGFKQDASKNDLALIYFPNKATVAGVFTQNLVKAWPVLYGQHMLSQYSEFSAILINSGNANACNGDSGQTTMHKVIQLLANELDITPHEVLVSSTGVIGAPLEFKPFDDNMERLVESLQSDSSHSVATAIMTTDTVPKETAYSMDIDGQTVHIGAVAKGSGMIHPNLGTMLSYIVLDIACDQDTLYTLLKKAVDLSFNSMTIDGDTSTNDTVFLCATGEKTIALSDENLDHLQSLITTVCADLAKMMAQDGEGASKSITIKTLGAMSQQDAKAVGKAIATSNLVKTAIFGEDPNWGRIISAVGNSGVTSIIPEQIDILFESKFGSVQPCKHGAFNEFSQRLAKKILSAEDIEISVDLNLGGSQATVWTCDLTHDYIHINADYHT comes from the coding sequence ATGAAGTATTCAAACAATGGTCTGCAAGCCGTCACTAATGTACAAAGCACTGCAATTCATGCAGGGTTCAAACAGGACGCAAGTAAGAATGACCTCGCTTTAATTTATTTTCCTAATAAGGCGACTGTAGCAGGTGTATTCACCCAAAATTTAGTTAAAGCCTGGCCAGTACTTTATGGGCAGCACATGTTGAGTCAGTACAGTGAATTTAGTGCGATTTTAATCAACAGTGGGAATGCGAATGCTTGTAATGGTGACAGTGGTCAAACGACAATGCACAAAGTGATTCAATTGCTAGCAAATGAATTAGATATCACACCTCATGAAGTGCTTGTAAGTTCTACAGGCGTGATTGGAGCGCCTCTTGAGTTTAAGCCCTTTGATGATAATATGGAGCGGCTAGTTGAGTCTTTACAATCTGATTCAAGTCACTCAGTTGCTACGGCCATTATGACTACAGATACTGTCCCAAAAGAGACTGCTTATTCCATGGACATTGATGGTCAAACAGTCCATATAGGTGCCGTAGCCAAAGGTTCAGGCATGATTCACCCTAACTTAGGTACTATGTTGTCATACATTGTATTAGATATCGCATGTGACCAAGATACGTTGTACACACTTTTGAAAAAAGCCGTTGATTTATCTTTCAATAGTATGACGATTGATGGGGACACAAGTACGAATGATACAGTCTTTCTTTGTGCTACTGGGGAGAAAACAATCGCTTTATCCGATGAGAACTTGGATCACTTGCAATCTTTAATCACAACAGTCTGCGCTGATCTTGCTAAGATGATGGCTCAAGATGGAGAAGGCGCATCTAAATCTATTACAATTAAAACACTAGGAGCAATGAGTCAACAAGATGCTAAAGCGGTTGGAAAAGCCATCGCAACTTCCAATTTAGTCAAAACAGCTATCTTTGGCGAGGATCCTAACTGGGGTCGCATCATATCAGCCGTTGGTAATAGCGGCGTCACATCTATTATTCCAGAGCAAATCGATATATTATTCGAGTCAAAATTCGGCTCAGTACAACCATGCAAACACGGCGCTTTCAATGAATTTAGTCAAAGATTAGCTAAAAAAATATTATCTGCTGAAGATATTGAGATCAGTGTTGATTTGAATCTAGGCGGTAGCCAAGCAACTGTTTGGACGTGCGATTTAACTCATGATTATATTCACATAAACGCTGACTATCATACTTAG
- a CDS encoding dihydroorotase — MTLLLKNGRIVSKENHLELIDILIKDGVIAEMGQNLKGEKVIDLEGKLLAPGLVDIHVHFREPGFTDKETIQTGSKAAARGGVTTVCAMPNTNPIPDTKERYQEIQNIIDHDAVVKVHQYAPITKELRSDTLVDMKAMDAFAYTNDGVGVQTAKTMYEAMVLAESLNKPIVAHTEDESLLYGGVMHEGVRNKELGLPGIMGIVESSQIARDILLAKETGVHYHVCHVSSKESVAAIREGKRQGVKVTAEVAPHHLILNELDIVSDDATFKMNPPLRSQEDQQALIEGLLDGTIDFIATDHAPHTFQEKAQGFVKSPFGIVGIETSFALMYTHFVMTGVMSLEFLIQRMSHIPASLFKLDAGELAIGQPADISVFDLDKDYTIQPDDYVSKSSNTPFNGTTVNGMCVLTLVDGKEVWNNL; from the coding sequence ATGACATTACTTTTGAAAAACGGACGTATTGTGAGTAAAGAGAATCATTTAGAGTTAATCGATATTCTTATTAAAGATGGAGTTATTGCCGAAATGGGACAAAACTTAAAAGGTGAAAAAGTTATTGACCTTGAAGGTAAGTTACTCGCACCCGGTCTAGTTGATATTCACGTTCATTTTAGAGAGCCCGGTTTTACTGATAAAGAAACAATACAAACGGGCTCAAAAGCAGCAGCTCGTGGGGGAGTGACGACCGTTTGTGCGATGCCAAACACGAATCCAATCCCAGATACGAAAGAAAGATATCAAGAAATTCAAAATATTATTGATCATGATGCTGTTGTAAAAGTGCATCAATACGCTCCGATTACTAAAGAGTTGAGAAGTGATACGTTAGTCGATATGAAGGCAATGGATGCTTTTGCGTATACAAATGATGGTGTAGGCGTTCAAACAGCAAAAACAATGTATGAAGCGATGGTCTTAGCGGAAAGTTTAAATAAACCAATCGTCGCTCATACAGAAGATGAGAGTTTATTGTATGGCGGTGTCATGCATGAAGGTGTACGCAATAAAGAATTAGGCTTGCCTGGAATTATGGGGATTGTTGAAAGCTCTCAAATAGCTCGAGATATTCTCCTTGCGAAAGAAACAGGCGTTCATTATCATGTCTGCCATGTTTCGTCAAAAGAATCTGTCGCGGCAATCAGAGAAGGCAAACGACAAGGTGTGAAAGTTACGGCAGAAGTAGCACCGCACCACTTGATATTGAATGAATTAGATATAGTGAGTGATGATGCGACATTCAAAATGAATCCACCTTTACGTAGCCAAGAGGATCAACAGGCTCTCATCGAAGGACTCTTAGATGGTACGATTGACTTTATAGCAACGGATCATGCTCCGCATACGTTCCAAGAGAAAGCCCAAGGCTTTGTAAAATCGCCCTTTGGTATTGTCGGAATTGAAACGTCCTTTGCATTAATGTATACCCACTTTGTTATGACAGGCGTGATGAGTTTAGAGTTTTTAATCCAGCGAATGAGTCATATTCCAGCATCTTTATTCAAATTAGATGCAGGCGAATTAGCAATCGGCCAACCAGCTGATATTTCAGTGTTTGATCTAGATAAGGATTATACAATTCAACCGGATGACTATGTATCCAAATCAAGTAACACACCGTTCAATGGTACGACAGTCAACGGAATGTGTGTATTAACATTAGTAGATGGTAAGGAAGTTTGGAATAATTTATAA
- a CDS encoding SDR family oxidoreductase: MKVLVIGANGKVAKHFADLVKDHENIQEKAMIRKAEQASFFKERGIETVLLDLTKNSVDELAEAAKDVDAVIFSAGAGGSGYDDTIKIDLDGAIKSMIATEQAGVKRFVMVSTFRTGREEIDQDNSLKIYTIAKHYADEWLKNRTNLDWTIVHPGVLVNESGTGNIKVGMGQEINEIPRQDVARALVAVLENDNTIKKEFEVLSGDSQVNDAIKSV, translated from the coding sequence ATGAAAGTATTAGTTATAGGTGCAAATGGTAAGGTTGCTAAACATTTTGCTGATTTGGTAAAAGATCATGAAAACATTCAAGAAAAAGCGATGATACGTAAGGCTGAACAAGCAAGTTTCTTTAAAGAACGTGGAATCGAAACAGTTCTTCTAGACCTAACAAAAAACTCAGTTGATGAATTAGCAGAAGCGGCTAAAGACGTGGATGCAGTTATATTTAGTGCAGGTGCTGGAGGTAGCGGTTATGATGACACTATTAAGATTGATCTTGACGGTGCAATAAAATCAATGATTGCCACAGAGCAAGCTGGCGTTAAGCGTTTTGTTATGGTCAGTACATTCCGTACGGGGCGTGAAGAAATTGATCAAGATAATTCATTAAAAATCTATACAATCGCAAAACATTATGCAGATGAATGGTTAAAAAACCGAACTAATTTAGACTGGACTATCGTTCATCCTGGTGTGTTAGTGAATGAATCTGGAACAGGAAATATTAAAGTTGGCATGGGACAAGAAATCAATGAAATCCCTCGTCAAGATGTTGCCAGAGCATTAGTTGCTGTTTTAGAAAATGATAATACAATCAAGAAAGAATTCGAAGTCTTATCCGGTGACTCACAAGTTAACGATGCAATTAAATCAGTATAG
- the argF gene encoding ornithine carbamoyltransferase: MFQGKSFLKEIDFNAKELNYLIDFSIHLKTLKKKNIPHEYLKGQNICLIFEKTSTRTRAAFSVASSDLGAKPDYFGVQDMQMGKKESIEDTAKILGSMYDGIEFRGFKQADVETLAKHAGVPVWNGLTDEWHPTQMIADFMTLKENFNKLKGLNLVYCGDGRNNVANSLMITSAILGVNYTVASPVELFPDEALVKEAQNYAKESGAVITVTDDIEAAVTDCDAIYTDVWVSMGEEDLFEERINLLQPFQVTQDLFKLANDDAIFLHCLPAYHDKNTQNGVNIAEQFGITELEVTDEVFRSSYAKQFDQGENRLHSIKAIMAATNGNLFIPSL; this comes from the coding sequence ATGTTTCAAGGAAAGAGTTTTTTAAAAGAAATTGATTTTAACGCTAAGGAGTTAAATTATCTAATTGATTTTTCAATACATTTAAAGACTTTAAAGAAAAAGAATATCCCACATGAATACTTAAAAGGACAAAATATCTGTCTGATATTTGAAAAGACTTCAACACGTACTCGTGCAGCCTTCTCGGTTGCATCAAGTGATCTGGGAGCGAAACCAGACTATTTCGGTGTCCAAGACATGCAGATGGGTAAGAAAGAATCCATTGAAGACACCGCAAAAATATTAGGGAGTATGTATGACGGTATTGAGTTTAGAGGGTTTAAACAAGCTGACGTTGAGACGTTAGCGAAACATGCAGGTGTTCCAGTCTGGAACGGATTAACAGACGAATGGCACCCTACTCAAATGATCGCGGATTTTATGACATTGAAAGAAAACTTTAATAAATTAAAAGGCTTGAACTTAGTTTATTGTGGTGATGGACGAAATAATGTCGCCAACAGCTTAATGATTACGAGCGCTATCTTAGGTGTGAACTATACGGTTGCCAGCCCAGTGGAACTTTTCCCGGATGAAGCTCTTGTCAAAGAAGCTCAAAATTATGCAAAAGAATCGGGAGCGGTCATTACTGTAACGGATGATATTGAAGCTGCCGTAACAGATTGCGACGCGATATATACAGATGTTTGGGTATCGATGGGTGAAGAAGATCTCTTTGAAGAACGTATCAACTTATTACAGCCATTCCAAGTCACGCAGGACTTATTCAAACTCGCGAATGATGATGCGATATTCTTACATTGTCTGCCAGCTTATCATGATAAAAACACACAAAATGGTGTAAACATCGCTGAACAATTTGGCATAACTGAATTAGAAGTTACGGATGAAGTTTTCCGCTCATCGTATGCTAAACAATTTGATCAAGGTGAAAACAGATTACATTCAATCAAAGCCATCATGGCTGCAACAAACGGGAACTTATTTATTCCAAGTTTATAA
- the pyrR gene encoding bifunctional pyr operon transcriptional regulator/uracil phosphoribosyltransferase PyrR translates to MVKVVMNEMEMNRALTRLAYEMIEHHKGIENIILVGIETRGVHLAKRLGKRLEELEGKVPVEAINIQAYRDDVKHTAEKPAEAIDLTGKKVILVDDVLYTGRTIRAAMDACMDRGRPSEISLAILVDRGHRELPIRPDYIGKNIPTSKEERVNVLVMEIDGKDAVQLS, encoded by the coding sequence ATGGTAAAAGTAGTTATGAACGAAATGGAAATGAACCGAGCTTTGACACGTTTAGCGTATGAGATGATTGAGCATCACAAAGGAATCGAAAATATTATTCTTGTAGGTATTGAAACAAGAGGGGTGCATCTAGCAAAACGATTAGGTAAACGTCTAGAAGAACTTGAGGGAAAAGTCCCGGTCGAAGCAATTAACATTCAAGCTTACCGTGATGATGTCAAGCACACAGCTGAGAAACCCGCTGAAGCGATTGATTTAACAGGGAAAAAAGTAATATTAGTCGATGACGTTCTCTACACAGGAAGAACGATTCGTGCTGCCATGGATGCTTGTATGGACCGAGGACGACCGTCAGAGATTTCACTCGCGATATTAGTAGACAGAGGTCACCGAGAGTTACCTATCCGTCCAGACTATATCGGTAAGAACATACCTACTTCGAAAGAAGAACGTGTCAATGTTCTTGTCATGGAGATTGACGGCAAAGATGCTGTCCAACTATCATAA